A region of Dermochelys coriacea isolate rDerCor1 chromosome 1, rDerCor1.pri.v4, whole genome shotgun sequence DNA encodes the following proteins:
- the LOC119844144 gene encoding putative olfactory receptor 52P1, whose translation MASFNLTPSDASTFILMGIPGLETAHVLISIPFSTFYIIGLLGNFTVLFVVGKEQTLHKPMYLLLCMLALTDISRSTSTVPKALFIFWFNLKHITMNGCLTQMFFHHVFSLMHSSILVTMAFDRYVAICNPLRYATILTNGRIAKLGLVGLTRAVLFILPLPLLLSRLPFCTNRIIPHTYCEHMAVVKMSCGDITFNGTWNFVLVFVIISVDLPLIALSYGLIIRVVFRISCKKAHQKALNTCTTHIWLILSSYTPPLFSNLMHQFGQGIAPHVHIILVNLYFLIPPMLNPIIYGVKNKELCDKVVKYIYRT comes from the coding sequence ATGGCATCTTTCAACCTCACCCCCTCTGATGCTTCAACATTCATCCTAATGGGCATCCCTGGCCTGGAAACTGCCCATGTCTTgatttccatccctttctccaCGTTCTACATTATTGGGCTGTTGGGAAATTTCACAGTTCTGTTTGTTGTAGGCAAAGAGCAGACCCTACACAAGCCGATGTAcctgctgctctgcatgctggCGCTCACAGACATCAGCAGGTCTACCTCCACTGTGCCTAAGGCACTATTtatattttggttcaatttgaaaCACATCACTATGAATggctgcctcacccagatgttcTTCCATCATGTTTTTTCTCTTATGCACTCATCTATCCTTGTGACAATGGCCTTTGATCGCTACGTAGCCATATGTAACCCTCTGAGATACGCCACCATCCTCACCAATGGACGAATAGCTAAGCTAGGGCTGGTGGGTTTGACAAGAGCTGTTCTCTTCattttgcccctgcccctgctcctgagcAGGCTGCCATTCTGTACCAACCGCATTATCCCCCACACGTATTGTGAGCACATGGCTGTGGTTAAGATGTCATGTGGGGATATTACATTCAACGGGACATGGAACTTTGTGTTAGTGTTTGTAATCATTAGTGTAGACCTGCCGCTGATTGCTCTGTCCTATGGTCTGATCATCAGGGTTGTCTTCAGAATATCCTGCAAGAAAGCCCACCAGAAAGCCCTCAACACCTGCACAACCCACATCTGGCTGATTCTGAGCTCTTATACTCCACCCCTCTTCTCTAACCTGATGCATCAGTTCGGTCAGGGCATCGCTCCCCATGTTCACATCATCTTGGTCAACCTCTATTTCCTCATCCCTCCCATGCTCAACCCTATCATTTATGGGGTCAAAAACAAAGAGCTTTGTGACAAAGTGGTTAAATACATCTACAGAACGTGA